From Woronichinia naegeliana WA131, the proteins below share one genomic window:
- a CDS encoding transposase, whose translation MLEWWTKNFASCELGDERLNNRAFSIGKKLSEGFGKALSEVFKGGNELKRAYEFLGIRKQTLSR comes from the coding sequence ATGTTGGAATGGTGGACAAAAAACTTTGCCAGTTGTGAATTGGGAGACGAGAGGCTAAACAATCGTGCCTTCTCGATTGGGAAAAAGTTAAGTGAGGGGTTTGGAAAAGCCTTATCAGAAGTGTTTAAGGGAGGAAACGAGTTAAAGAGGGCCTATGAATTTTTGGGAATCCGAAAACAGACTTTGTCAAGATAA
- a CDS encoding IS4 family transposase: MTTAAVEEYKIMLSVGDTTFLDYRNIKEKREGYGPTGKGGNGLILHSALAIEPEKGQVLGLLWQKLWNREVKEKPPTDETAKQKKERQKEQRKAARQRPFEEKESYKWVEALNTCEKQVESSTRVIHVFDREGDVSEVFDSVRQLKHTGVLVRASHNRSLDKNSERLWQHLESEPIRFHQEIEIPSTGKRKARKVKLAVRFCPVNLRTPYRFDNRDPLNVYAVYATEIDCPEGETPLSWMLLTTEVVETIEMAVTILRWYTYRWRVEEFHKVLKSGCQSERYRLASDGMKTLLGFLSVIAVELLHVTYLHRTQPDALAIEILNPLQLQVLKAAASQKLPPILTVAWAVESVAFLGGYLEHRRKTPLGIQVLWRGWLKLHDLCQGWQLAIRT; encoded by the coding sequence ATGACAACTGCCGCCGTAGAAGAATATAAGATAATGCTATCAGTCGGAGATACGACCTTCTTAGATTATCGCAATATCAAGGAAAAAAGGGAAGGGTATGGGCCGACTGGAAAAGGAGGGAATGGATTAATACTGCATAGTGCTTTAGCAATTGAGCCAGAAAAAGGACAAGTATTAGGTTTATTATGGCAAAAACTGTGGAATAGGGAGGTAAAAGAAAAGCCCCCAACAGATGAAACGGCGAAGCAGAAAAAAGAAAGACAGAAAGAACAAAGAAAAGCAGCTCGTCAAAGACCATTTGAGGAAAAAGAATCCTACAAATGGGTAGAGGCTCTAAACACCTGTGAGAAACAGGTAGAAAGTTCAACGAGGGTAATTCATGTATTTGACAGAGAAGGAGATGTTTCAGAAGTCTTTGACTCAGTGCGTCAACTCAAGCATACAGGAGTGCTGGTCAGAGCGTCTCATAATCGTAGTTTAGACAAAAATAGTGAACGACTTTGGCAACATTTGGAATCAGAACCGATTCGTTTTCATCAAGAAATCGAGATTCCGAGTACAGGAAAAAGAAAAGCACGGAAGGTTAAGCTTGCCGTCCGATTTTGCCCAGTTAATCTACGAACTCCCTATCGTTTTGATAATCGTGACCCGTTGAATGTCTATGCTGTTTATGCGACAGAAATCGATTGTCCCGAAGGCGAAACTCCTTTATCTTGGATGCTTCTGACTACAGAAGTTGTTGAGACTATTGAGATGGCTGTCACTATTCTTCGTTGGTACACCTACCGATGGCGGGTTGAAGAATTTCATAAAGTCCTTAAGTCTGGTTGTCAGAGTGAGCGTTATCGACTTGCCTCTGATGGAATGAAAACTCTTTTGGGTTTTTTAAGTGTCATTGCTGTTGAACTTTTACACGTTACTTATCTTCATCGTACCCAGCCCGATGCTCTCGCGATTGAAATTCTTAATCCTCTTCAACTTCAGGTGTTAAAAGCAGCCGCCTCTCAAAAACTTCCCCCTATTTTGACTGTTGCTTGGGCTGTCGAGTCTGTTGCTTTTCTTGGTGGTTATCTTGAACATCGTCGTAAAACTCCTCTCGGTATCCAAGTCCTTTGGCGCGGTTGGTTGAAGTTGCATGACCTTTGCCAAGGCTGGCAGCTTGCAATCCGCACTTAA
- a CDS encoding SAVED domain-containing protein: protein MPNLTPLPNSSITKKDNLQSQLYLSPKIGEIWQTFQQKPVPIILNPVTNIVFFVGTILGLIANQLSNGYIFVVCAILIGVIVGIFYESRKFVIYQKYAIPLPIIINISNPSSSENALSSIFGIIDEEVNYANHQNNLQKIIGIEKQDLIFNYSGDIFDSVQLQTFLQIVRYNLEKLKAKTPRNTIVYLAYIGPISVGILVGTLFGTDGVRVFQYNKSSDSYYPVVEISDRRLKEDIIEFEKFERTLLPATKTQNKVCVVVDAASHKISLEDSAIKNYGDIIYLKSKTSGTIQADEDWLQYSREIFKVLNIAQQPDFSR from the coding sequence ATGCCAAATCTAACACCATTGCCGAACTCGTCCATAACAAAAAAAGATAATTTACAATCTCAACTGTATTTATCTCCCAAAATTGGCGAAATATGGCAAACATTTCAACAAAAACCAGTTCCGATTATTCTGAATCCTGTCACCAACATCGTCTTCTTTGTTGGAACCATATTAGGATTAATTGCCAATCAATTAAGCAACGGCTATATCTTTGTCGTTTGTGCCATTTTAATCGGTGTAATCGTTGGTATTTTTTATGAATCGCGTAAATTTGTTATCTATCAAAAATATGCTATTCCCCTTCCCATTATTATCAATATTTCTAATCCTAGTAGCAGTGAAAATGCCCTTAGTTCCATCTTTGGCATCATAGATGAAGAAGTAAACTATGCGAATCATCAAAATAATTTACAGAAAATTATTGGTATTGAAAAACAAGACTTAATTTTTAATTACTCTGGCGATATATTTGATAGCGTTCAACTACAAACCTTTCTGCAAATTGTTCGCTATAACTTAGAAAAACTAAAAGCTAAAACTCCTCGTAATACCATTGTATATTTAGCTTATATTGGCCCGATTAGCGTTGGTATTTTAGTCGGAACTCTCTTTGGAACCGATGGTGTTCGCGTTTTTCAATATAACAAATCCTCCGATAGCTATTATCCTGTCGTCGAAATTAGTGATCGCCGCCTGAAAGAAGACATTATTGAATTTGAGAAATTTGAACGAACCTTATTGCCAGCAACTAAAACTCAAAATAAAGTCTGTGTCGTTGTTGATGCCGCTTCCCATAAAATTAGTTTAGAAGACTCGGCTATTAAGAACTATGGTGATATTATCTATCTTAAAAGTAAAACAAGCGGAACGATTCAGGCTGATGAGGATTGGCTACAATATAGCCGCGAAATCTTTAAAGTCTTAAATATTGCTCAACAACCTGACTTTTCCCGTTAA
- a CDS encoding IS4 family transposase: protein MARQHPRRKGNPDLRRKTNQPGVEIPEITKELFELLEPTMFTPLKYLQGTHEKMMRDRVLNLPVMVALVLSIVYRQIAGISEAVRLLEEEGLLWVASLKVSKQAVSKRMMNVPAEIFAILLKGVLEKAAEKGKKLQVGEKWEKIREKFSAVWIADGSTLEQIRKNMKISKEEKSKLGGKIMMVVEAFTQRPVTLWYTENDKSNDKIWCEELAAKLPENGLILVDMGFFSFVWFDLLTEAKKFFLTRFRAGTSYKTKQVLSQGSHYRDEIIIMGNYRSNPCKHPVRLVSVLWGTIWYQYLTNVLSPEQLSAEEVCDLYRRRWTIEEAFLLTKRLLGLAYLWVGNKNGVQIQIICTLIFYTVLNQLVGEVAIALNQPKEKISVEMVFRSLYYVAKAIARGEKPDTVTYLAERAKLFGLVKAERKRHREKAALNQQIWEPIPLS from the coding sequence ATGGCAAGACAACATCCTCGGAGAAAAGGAAACCCAGACTTACGTCGTAAGACAAATCAGCCAGGGGTAGAAATCCCTGAAATAACAAAAGAGTTGTTTGAATTACTAGAACCCACAATGTTTACACCATTAAAATATTTACAGGGAACTCATGAGAAAATGATGAGAGATAGGGTATTAAATTTACCAGTAATGGTGGCATTAGTGTTAAGTATAGTGTATCGTCAAATAGCGGGTATAAGTGAAGCGGTAAGACTGTTAGAGGAAGAGGGATTGCTATGGGTAGCATCATTAAAAGTAAGCAAACAGGCAGTATCAAAAAGAATGATGAATGTGCCAGCCGAAATATTTGCAATATTACTAAAAGGAGTGTTAGAAAAAGCAGCCGAAAAAGGGAAGAAGCTCCAAGTAGGAGAAAAATGGGAAAAAATAAGAGAAAAGTTTAGTGCAGTGTGGATAGCAGATGGCTCAACGCTAGAGCAGATAAGGAAAAATATGAAAATAAGTAAAGAAGAAAAGAGTAAATTGGGGGGTAAAATAATGATGGTAGTGGAAGCCTTTACCCAAAGACCCGTTACTTTATGGTACACAGAAAATGATAAATCAAATGATAAAATATGGTGTGAAGAATTGGCAGCTAAATTACCAGAAAATGGTTTAATTCTTGTAGATATGGGATTTTTTAGCTTTGTGTGGTTTGATTTGTTAACAGAAGCTAAAAAGTTTTTTCTAACCAGATTTAGAGCGGGTACATCTTACAAAACCAAACAAGTATTGTCTCAAGGTAGTCATTACAGAGATGAGATTATCATTATGGGAAATTACCGTTCTAATCCTTGCAAGCATCCGGTGAGATTAGTCTCAGTATTATGGGGAACAATCTGGTATCAGTATTTAACAAATGTGTTGTCTCCCGAACAACTGTCCGCCGAAGAGGTCTGTGATTTATATCGAAGACGATGGACAATCGAAGAAGCCTTTTTATTAACGAAAAGACTTTTAGGACTAGCCTATTTATGGGTAGGGAATAAGAATGGTGTCCAAATCCAGATTATTTGCACTTTGATTTTCTATACGGTCTTAAATCAATTGGTAGGGGAAGTGGCGATTGCTCTAAATCAACCGAAAGAAAAAATCTCAGTAGAGATGGTGTTTCGGAGTCTATACTATGTAGCGAAGGCTATTGCTAGAGGAGAAAAGCCTGATACAGTAACCTATCTGGCTGAACGTGCTAAGTTATTTGGTTTGGTCAAAGCTGAGAGAAAGCGACATCGAGAAAAGGCCGCTCTCAATCAACAAATTTGGGAACCCATTCCTTTAAGTTGA
- a CDS encoding ferredoxin-thioredoxin reductase variable chain, translated as MQVGNRVRVNSSVIVYHHPQHKQEAFDLQGMAGEVAALLTEWQGRPISANLPVLVQFGNRFKAHFREMELELIDSP; from the coding sequence ATGCAAGTTGGCAATCGCGTTCGTGTAAACAGTTCAGTCATTGTGTACCATCATCCTCAGCATAAGCAGGAAGCCTTTGATCTGCAAGGTATGGCGGGAGAGGTAGCCGCACTTCTGACAGAATGGCAAGGAAGACCCATCAGTGCCAACCTTCCTGTCCTCGTTCAGTTTGGGAATCGGTTTAAGGCCCACTTTCGGGAAATGGAATTAGAACTGATTGACTCCCCCTAA
- the rpsN gene encoding 30S ribosomal protein S14, protein MAKKSMIERDKRRGILIAKYAEKRATLKEEFRQAETLDEKLAIHQQIQKLPRNSAPSRKRNRCLATGRPRGYYRDFGLCRNVLRDWAHQGLLPGVVKSSW, encoded by the coding sequence ATGGCTAAGAAATCCATGATTGAGCGCGATAAGCGTCGCGGTATTCTAATTGCTAAGTATGCTGAAAAGCGGGCAACCCTCAAAGAAGAGTTCCGCCAAGCCGAGACATTAGATGAAAAGCTGGCCATTCACCAACAAATTCAAAAACTGCCTCGCAATAGTGCGCCTTCCCGTAAACGCAATCGTTGTTTAGCAACAGGTCGTCCCAGAGGTTACTATCGGGATTTTGGTCTCTGCCGTAATGTTCTGCGGGACTGGGCACACCAAGGTCTTTTACCCGGTGTTGTCAAATCGAGTTGGTAA
- a CDS encoding site-specific DNA-methyltransferase, with protein MTEDKLPLTSQDVLTDRISVLSELFPEVFVEGKIDFEQLKLALGESADEGRERYGLSWAGKSEAIRNLQAQSVGTLKPVPEESVNFETTENLFIEGDNLEVLKLLQKSYHNQIKMIYIDPPYNTGKEFIYPDNFREGLEDYLRFSGQKNGEGIKLTTNTETSGRIHSNWLSMIYPRLFLARNLLKDDGVIFVSIDDNEIANLRLLMNEIFGAENFICQIIIQSNKRGQTYKEISKTHEYLLLYSKSDFYNLSEISKGNSALPHQDEIGSFELWELRNRNPKFGRHNRPNLYFPIYVSPTIVDSNGFFKISLTKSEDFSIEVFPKNSEGNDSCWRWSKNKIESEGLLGKFPILVAKKKRDNG; from the coding sequence ATGACTGAAGATAAGCTCCCATTAACTTCTCAAGATGTGCTAACAGATAGAATCTCTGTTCTGAGTGAACTATTTCCAGAGGTTTTTGTTGAGGGGAAGATTGATTTTGAGCAGTTAAAATTGGCATTAGGCGAATCCGCTGATGAGGGACGAGAGCGTTACGGTTTGTCCTGGGCGGGGAAAAGTGAAGCAATCCGCAATTTGCAAGCCCAAAGTGTGGGGACGTTGAAGCCTGTACCAGAGGAGTCAGTTAATTTTGAGACTACGGAAAATCTTTTTATTGAGGGAGATAATCTGGAGGTATTGAAGCTATTACAAAAAAGCTATCACAATCAGATTAAAATGATTTACATTGATCCGCCTTACAATACAGGAAAAGAATTTATCTATCCTGATAATTTTCGGGAAGGTTTAGAAGATTATTTGCGCTTTTCGGGACAGAAAAATGGTGAGGGCATTAAGTTAACAACTAATACGGAAACCAGTGGCAGAATTCATTCTAATTGGTTAAGTATGATCTATCCTCGTTTGTTTTTGGCACGGAATTTGTTGAAAGATGATGGGGTGATTTTTGTGAGTATTGATGACAACGAAATTGCTAATTTACGGTTATTAATGAATGAAATCTTTGGGGCAGAAAACTTCATTTGTCAAATTATTATTCAATCCAATAAACGAGGGCAGACCTATAAAGAAATTTCTAAAACTCATGAATATCTTTTGCTATACTCGAAAAGTGATTTTTACAATTTATCTGAAATTTCAAAAGGAAATAGTGCCTTACCTCATCAAGACGAAATAGGCAGTTTTGAGCTTTGGGAACTTCGTAATAGAAATCCTAAATTTGGCAGACATAATCGTCCTAATTTATATTTCCCAATATATGTTTCACCAACAATAGTTGATAGTAATGGTTTTTTTAAAATATCTCTTACAAAATCAGAGGATTTTTCCATTGAGGTATTTCCCAAAAATAGTGAAGGTAATGATAGCTGCTGGAGATGGAGTAAAAATAAAATTGAATCTGAAGGTTTGTTAGGAAAGTTTCCTATCTTAGTCGCTAAAAAAAAGCGAGATAATGGATGA
- a CDS encoding site-specific DNA-methyltransferase, whose product MISEQGTIQLGDLQMRDYFDHPKPVGLILKTLSITTQGDDIVLDFFSGSCTTAHAVLEQNQEDGGNRKFIMVQLPEPCDENSEAFKAGYRNIADIGKERIRRAINKINQEENGKLNLNGSVQDRGFKVFKLTESNFKIWDGSVPKDVEQLQLLLQEFTDNIMPGSTKLGMLYEIMLKAGFSLTAKVEKLEIGAQEIYTIENKDLFLCLEAEILETTVKQILTHKPKQFTSLDASFRGNDQLKTNTQLQMRDHDIKFRTV is encoded by the coding sequence ATGATTAGTGAGCAAGGAACCATTCAACTTGGGGATCTTCAAATGAGGGACTATTTTGATCATCCTAAACCAGTAGGATTAATTCTTAAAACGCTTAGTATTACAACACAGGGAGATGATATTGTTCTTGACTTTTTTTCGGGTTCTTGTACCACTGCCCACGCTGTTTTAGAGCAGAATCAGGAAGATGGAGGCAATCGTAAATTTATCATGGTGCAATTACCTGAACCCTGTGACGAAAACTCTGAAGCATTTAAAGCAGGTTATCGAAACATTGCTGACATCGGCAAAGAACGGATAAGACGGGCAATTAACAAAATTAATCAAGAAGAAAACGGTAAACTTAATCTCAACGGTTCAGTGCAGGATCGCGGTTTTAAAGTTTTCAAACTTACGGAAAGTAACTTTAAGATTTGGGATGGTTCAGTTCCCAAAGACGTTGAGCAGTTGCAACTTTTACTCCAGGAATTTACCGATAATATTATGCCTGGAAGCACTAAATTGGGAATGCTTTATGAAATTATGCTCAAAGCAGGTTTTTCTCTAACCGCAAAAGTTGAAAAATTAGAGATTGGTGCTCAAGAAATTTATACGATTGAAAACAAAGATCTCTTTCTCTGTTTAGAAGCTGAAATTTTAGAAACGACCGTTAAGCAAATTCTTACCCATAAGCCTAAACAATTCACTAGCTTAGATGCTTCTTTCCGAGGCAATGATCAACTTAAAACGAATACTCAACTACAAATGCGTGACCATGACATTAAATTTAGAACCGTTTAA
- a CDS encoding nucleotidyltransferase domain-containing protein, whose protein sequence is MQNFPTVETKIPIDYEKIVGFCQRWKIIEFALFGSVLRDDFQPDSSDIDVLISFAPDAHWTLFDWVEMEEDARQLFQRKVDLISRRGIERSQNYLRRQTILNSTQVIYAAS, encoded by the coding sequence ATGCAAAACTTCCCCACCGTTGAAACTAAAATTCCCATAGATTACGAGAAAATAGTAGGTTTTTGCCAACGCTGGAAAATCATAGAATTTGCCCTATTTGGCTCAGTTCTCAGAGATGATTTTCAGCCTGATAGCAGCGACATTGATGTACTTATTTCCTTTGCCCCAGATGCCCATTGGACATTGTTTGATTGGGTCGAAATGGAAGAAGATGCTCGACAACTCTTTCAGAGAAAAGTTGATTTAATTAGCCGTCGAGGAATCGAACGTAGTCAAAATTACTTGCGTCGTCAAACTATTCTTAATTCTACTCAAGTCATTTATGCAGCTTCGTGA
- a CDS encoding DUF86 domain-containing protein: protein MLNAAKLAQDFVAGIDWAAFEIDLMRQAAVTREFEIIGEAARRISTETQSTLPHIPWSKIIGMRNRLIHEYDDLDLVIIWDTIHTALPQLITTLESIIFAEENYENSI from the coding sequence ATGCTCAATGCCGCAAAGTTAGCTCAAGATTTTGTAGCAGGAATTGACTGGGCAGCTTTTGAAATTGATTTGATGCGTCAAGCGGCGGTAACTCGTGAATTTGAAATTATCGGAGAAGCGGCGCGCAGAATCTCAACGGAAACTCAATCTACTCTACCTCATATTCCCTGGTCAAAGATTATTGGAATGCGAAATCGCCTCATTCATGAATATGATGACCTCGATCTTGTCATAATTTGGGATACAATTCATACTGCTCTACCCCAACTCATTACAACTTTAGAAAGTATTATTTTTGCTGAAGAAAATTATGAAAATTCAATTTGA
- a CDS encoding DEAD/DEAH box helicase family protein yields the protein MKIQFDSQQQYQLDAVKAIADLFDGQPLANGQFEINVSLDFGGTMTEMGFGNQLKLSPTEILANIKTIQERNEIEVITSEKDTFLEQGLNFSVEMETGTGKTYVYLRTIHELNARYGFTKFIIVVPSVPIREGVLKNLAITKDHFQSLYGNQPFDYWIYNSKRVSNLRQFANSNQLQILVINIDAFNKKDISIIYKDQDGLSGHRPIEFIQATNPIVILDEPQNMESDKAKEAIATLNPLCTLRYSATHKNLYNLLYKLDPIKAYDLKLVKQITVTSALEENSFNQPYLYLESIKATKTKITAKLALDVQTGNTISRKTIAISNNGIDLYQISGERELYQGYIVDCIDAGVGYISFTNGVSLNIGEAIGNYGDDLMKAQIRETIKEHLDKELSVKNLLSDRPLKVLSLFFIDRVDNYAKTDGKLRQWFIQIYQELSQLSRYQNLNLPPVEEVHNGYFAQDKQGNAKDTSGSSIADDTAYELIMKDKERLLSPTEPLRFIFSHSALREGWDNPNVFQICMLREVQSQVGRRQTIGRGLRLPVDATGIRVFDPIINRLTVIANERYADFARALQTEIEEDCGVNFAGRIKNNRDRRPANLMPKWKENKDFLALWEKIKHKTRYSVEYNTSKLIEDSAQQIQQMATINAPKIRLKKVSLNYANTGINSQLLSVTSSKTESIIFNIPDIIGYLQRQTELTRDTLSQILIKSKRLSDILVNPQQFLELATKAIRFTMQQLMINGIKYERIAGEEYEMRLFESYEISGFIDNMLSVEHSIYDAIEYQSETERQFADILDGREDIKLFLKLPSWFKVETPIGTYNPDWAIVKQEFDEEQKLYLIRETKATKDQFKLRAGEGAKIYCGQQHFEMLNVDVAVVTNASEV from the coding sequence ATGAAAATTCAATTTGATAGCCAACAACAATATCAATTAGATGCTGTCAAGGCGATCGCCGATTTATTCGATGGTCAACCCCTAGCCAATGGTCAATTTGAGATTAACGTCAGTCTTGATTTTGGGGGAACTATGACTGAAATGGGTTTTGGTAATCAATTAAAGCTATCGCCCACAGAAATTTTAGCGAATATAAAAACCATTCAAGAACGTAATGAAATTGAGGTTATAACATCAGAAAAAGATACATTCCTTGAACAGGGATTAAATTTTTCCGTTGAAATGGAGACAGGAACGGGCAAAACCTATGTTTATTTGCGAACAATTCACGAACTGAATGCCCGCTATGGTTTTACTAAATTTATTATTGTTGTTCCAAGTGTTCCCATTCGAGAAGGAGTCCTGAAAAATTTAGCAATCACTAAAGATCATTTTCAAAGTCTTTATGGTAATCAGCCCTTTGATTATTGGATTTATAACTCCAAACGAGTCTCAAATTTACGCCAGTTTGCTAACTCGAATCAATTGCAAATTTTAGTGATTAATATTGATGCTTTTAATAAAAAAGATATTAGCATTATTTACAAAGATCAGGACGGCTTATCAGGGCATCGTCCCATTGAGTTTATTCAAGCTACTAACCCAATTGTAATTCTGGATGAACCGCAAAATATGGAATCAGATAAAGCTAAAGAAGCGATCGCCACTCTCAATCCGCTTTGTACTTTACGCTATTCTGCTACCCACAAAAATTTGTACAATTTACTTTATAAACTTGATCCGATCAAAGCCTATGACCTGAAACTGGTTAAACAAATTACTGTCACCTCCGCCTTAGAAGAAAATAGTTTTAACCAACCCTATCTTTATTTAGAATCTATCAAAGCAACTAAGACAAAAATTACAGCCAAATTAGCTCTTGATGTTCAAACTGGAAACACTATTAGTCGCAAAACGATTGCCATCAGCAACAATGGTATTGATCTCTATCAAATATCAGGAGAACGAGAACTTTATCAAGGTTATATTGTGGACTGTATTGATGCAGGTGTTGGTTATATTTCCTTTACTAATGGGGTAAGCTTAAATATTGGAGAAGCGATCGGTAACTATGGCGATGATTTAATGAAAGCCCAGATTCGAGAAACCATCAAAGAGCATTTAGATAAAGAACTAAGTGTGAAAAATTTGTTAAGCGATCGCCCCTTAAAAGTGCTTTCTCTCTTTTTTATTGATCGAGTTGATAATTATGCAAAAACTGATGGTAAACTCCGTCAATGGTTCATCCAAATTTATCAAGAATTGTCTCAATTATCCCGCTATCAAAACCTAAATTTGCCCCCTGTAGAAGAAGTTCATAATGGTTACTTTGCCCAGGATAAACAGGGAAATGCCAAAGATACAAGTGGTTCTAGCATTGCGGATGACACAGCCTACGAATTGATTATGAAAGATAAGGAAAGACTGCTCTCACCCACAGAACCGCTACGATTTATTTTTAGTCATTCTGCTTTGCGCGAAGGGTGGGATAATCCTAATGTTTTTCAGATTTGTATGTTACGCGAAGTACAATCTCAAGTCGGCAGAAGACAAACTATTGGACGCGGTTTACGTTTGCCCGTAGATGCCACAGGGATTCGAGTTTTTGATCCGATCATTAACCGTTTAACTGTGATTGCCAATGAACGTTATGCTGATTTTGCTCGTGCTTTACAAACAGAAATTGAAGAAGATTGTGGTGTGAATTTTGCAGGACGTATTAAAAATAACCGCGATCGCCGCCCCGCCAATTTAATGCCTAAATGGAAAGAAAATAAAGATTTTTTAGCACTTTGGGAAAAAATTAAACATAAAACTCGTTATTCCGTAGAATATAATACTTCTAAATTAATAGAGGATTCAGCCCAACAAATTCAGCAAATGGCTACTATTAATGCCCCAAAAATTCGTTTGAAAAAGGTTTCCTTAAATTATGCCAATACTGGTATTAATTCTCAACTTTTATCCGTGACCAGCAGTAAAACGGAATCTATTATTTTTAATATTCCCGACATTATTGGTTACTTGCAACGCCAAACTGAGCTAACTCGCGATACCCTGTCCCAAATTTTGATAAAATCTAAACGTTTGTCAGATATATTAGTCAATCCTCAACAATTTCTTGAACTTGCAACTAAAGCAATCCGTTTTACTATGCAGCAGTTAATGATTAATGGCATTAAATATGAACGTATTGCAGGCGAAGAGTATGAAATGCGTCTGTTTGAATCCTACGAAATTTCAGGTTTTATTGATAATATGCTATCCGTTGAGCATTCTATCTACGATGCGATCGAGTATCAATCGGAAACAGAAAGACAATTTGCCGACATTCTAGACGGACGAGAAGATATAAAATTATTTCTCAAACTTCCCTCTTGGTTTAAAGTAGAAACCCCTATTGGTACATATAATCCAGACTGGGCGATCGTTAAACAAGAATTTGATGAGGAGCAAAAACTTTATCTCATTCGTGAAACAAAAGCCACGAAAGATCAGTTCAAACTACGAGCAGGAGAAGGGGCAAAAATTTACTGTGGTCAACAGCATTTTGAGATGCTTAATGTTGATGTTGCTGTCGTTACTAATGCCTCAGAAGTTTAG
- the aat gene encoding leucyl/phenylalanyl-tRNA--protein transferase produces the protein MFSQRIKISKKMEINNVINQYAQGHFLMADEQGSLGWYSSQQRALIPLDHRFCYPKSLQRILNQNRFTVAINRDFSGVCQGCANRESTWISEELLDIYWRLYQAGWAYSFETWQGDKLAGGVLGIVIRGAFIGESMFYNIPEGSKVAMVKLVEHLRSRHFLLFDAQLQNPHLARFGSYLVNNWDYQALLNRAFLKYDCHFYP, from the coding sequence ATGTTTAGCCAAAGAATCAAAATCTCTAAAAAAATGGAAATTAATAATGTCATAAACCAATATGCCCAAGGCCACTTTCTAATGGCCGATGAACAGGGAAGTTTAGGCTGGTATTCAAGCCAGCAACGAGCATTAATTCCCCTAGATCACCGTTTTTGCTATCCCAAATCCTTGCAGCGAATCCTCAATCAAAATCGTTTTACGGTGGCGATTAATCGTGATTTTTCTGGGGTTTGTCAAGGTTGTGCCAATCGAGAAAGTACCTGGATCTCTGAAGAATTACTGGATATTTATTGGCGTTTATACCAGGCAGGTTGGGCCTATAGTTTTGAAACCTGGCAAGGGGATAAACTAGCCGGTGGTGTTCTCGGCATTGTTATTCGGGGAGCTTTTATTGGAGAATCAATGTTTTACAACATTCCTGAAGGCTCTAAAGTGGCAATGGTCAAATTAGTGGAACATTTACGATCGCGTCATTTTCTGCTATTTGATGCCCAATTACAAAATCCTCATCTGGCTCGCTTTGGTTCTTATTTGGTTAATAATTGGGATTACCAAGCCTTATTAAATCGGGCCTTTTTAAAATACGACTGTCATTTTTATCCCTAA
- a CDS encoding type II toxin-antitoxin system Phd/YefM family antitoxin has translation MINLSRDIQFLSTFKRNTNEFITQMKVTGNPVVLTVNGKAELVVQDAESYQKLLDSIEYLESIIGIKKGLEDIVSGDTQPLDKFVEEMQQKYGI, from the coding sequence ATGATTAACCTAAGTCGAGATATTCAATTCCTATCCACCTTTAAACGCAACACCAATGAATTTATTACTCAAATGAAAGTAACGGGGAATCCTGTTGTTTTAACCGTCAATGGTAAAGCTGAATTGGTTGTACAGGATGCAGAATCCTATCAAAAATTGCTCGATTCTATTGAATATCTAGAAAGTATTATTGGTATTAAAAAAGGATTAGAAGATATTGTAAGCGGTGATACTCAACCTCTAGATAAATTTGTTGAAGAAATGCAGCAAAAATATGGAATTTAA